The Campylobacter concisus genome has a window encoding:
- a CDS encoding NAD(P)-dependent oxidoreductase yields the protein MKIAIIGANGKSGANLVKEALKQGCDVTAIVRNKEYKNEGVKVVYKDIFELTKADLAGFDAVISAFAAWSEETFPLHKKVAAHLLNLLEGTNTRLIVVGGAGTLFVDSNGTMVMDTPDFPAAYMGVAKATAESYFELKGSANVLWTYVSPAGDYDANGARTGKYVLGGDDLILNSKNESYISYADLALAIIDELKNKKFIQKRFTAVGERA from the coding sequence ATGAAAATAGCAATCATAGGTGCAAACGGCAAAAGCGGTGCAAATTTAGTAAAAGAAGCGCTAAAACAAGGTTGCGACGTCACAGCGATCGTTAGAAACAAAGAGTATAAAAACGAAGGCGTAAAGGTCGTTTATAAAGATATTTTCGAGCTTACAAAGGCTGATCTCGCTGGCTTTGACGCGGTTATCAGCGCATTTGCTGCATGGAGCGAAGAAACTTTCCCGCTTCACAAAAAAGTGGCCGCTCACCTTTTAAATTTACTAGAAGGCACTAACACAAGGCTCATCGTAGTTGGTGGCGCTGGTACGTTATTTGTTGATAGCAACGGCACTATGGTCATGGATACGCCAGACTTCCCAGCTGCATATATGGGCGTGGCAAAGGCTACGGCGGAGTCATATTTTGAGCTAAAAGGTAGTGCAAATGTGCTTTGGACATACGTAAGTCCAGCAGGCGACTACGACGCAAACGGCGCTCGCACGGGCAAATACGTGCTTGGCGGGGATGATCTCATACTAAACTCAAAAAATGAGAGCTACATAAGCTACGCAGACCTTGCACTTGCGATCATAGACGAGCTAAAAAATAAGAAATTTATCCAAAAGCGCTTCACTGCGGTTGGCGAGAGAGCGTGA
- a CDS encoding YSC84-related protein, which yields MKFLLSLIIFFSLGFASEELVLDSANSFITTMRGARNAPIKELIEQSKATIIFPSVKKVGFVVGGMGGDGIMVVGNINSPSEILPVSISGGSIGIQLGYEDSSLVLFIFKDSIIYDIKDAKITLDTKLSVAFGDIGRNYNKISDFKFSSDIYAYAANDGFFAGASFGGAVISAKDEILKQSGYAYEQLISSASKLLGQ from the coding sequence ATGAAATTTCTTTTATCATTAATAATATTTTTCTCGCTTGGCTTTGCCAGCGAGGAGCTCGTGCTAGACTCGGCAAATTCGTTTATAACGACGATGAGAGGCGCTAGAAACGCCCCTATAAAAGAGCTCATCGAACAGTCAAAAGCGACGATCATCTTTCCAAGTGTAAAAAAAGTCGGTTTTGTGGTCGGTGGCATGGGCGGAGATGGCATCATGGTCGTTGGCAACATCAACTCGCCAAGTGAAATTTTGCCAGTTAGTATAAGTGGCGGCAGTATCGGCATACAGCTTGGTTACGAAGATAGCTCGCTTGTGCTTTTTATATTTAAAGATAGCATTATCTACGACATAAAAGACGCCAAGATCACGCTTGATACGAAGCTTTCAGTGGCATTTGGCGATATCGGGCGCAATTATAATAAAATAAGCGACTTTAAATTTTCAAGCGACATCTACGCATACGCTGCAAATGATGGATTTTTCGCAGGAGCAAGCTTTGGCGGAGCAGTGATAAGCGCAAAGGATGAAATTTTAAAACAAAGTGGCTACGCATACGAGCAACTGATATCTTCAGCTTCTAAGCTTTTGGGGCAATGA
- a CDS encoding Rrf2 family transcriptional regulator: MQVGIKFSTAIHALLCAKFFENEKVTSEFIAGSINTNPVIVRRLLGTLKAAGLVNVVAGVGGVSLVKEPKDINLLEIFNAVNEKEKLFKIHSDSPKACPLGGRIEELLSGHFLRAQTALENELKNVTLQDLLDELAR; encoded by the coding sequence ATGCAAGTTGGCATTAAATTTTCAACTGCGATACACGCGCTTTTATGTGCTAAATTTTTTGAAAATGAGAAGGTTACAAGTGAATTTATAGCTGGCAGCATAAACACAAACCCAGTTATCGTTAGGCGCCTGCTTGGCACTCTAAAGGCCGCAGGGCTAGTAAATGTCGTAGCTGGAGTTGGTGGAGTGAGCCTTGTAAAAGAGCCAAAAGATATAAATTTACTTGAAATTTTTAACGCAGTAAATGAAAAAGAAAAACTTTTTAAAATTCACTCTGACTCACCAAAAGCCTGCCCGCTTGGTGGCAGGATAGAGGAGCTTTTAAGCGGGCACTTTTTAAGAGCGCAAACTGCTCTAGAAAACGAGCTAAAAAACGTCACTTTGCAAGACTTGCTAGACGAGCTTGCAAGATAA
- a CDS encoding cation diffusion facilitator family transporter, with protein sequence MHNKSVLRNSFFLIFTFMIVEAVFGFVSNSLALISDAFHMLSDAAALFLSLVAFKIAEKRANLQKTFGYKRVEIIAAFINAIALIALAVFVIVEAIIRLFNEPEIEAKTMLFVSILGLVVNLVVAIYMHKSADTKENLNMKGAYLHVLGDTLGSVGAIVAALLVMKFNFTQADSIASIFVSLLIIKSGASLLKDSFNILIEAVPLKLDTDEILGVIKGVDGVKIVHDLHIWAINAGTNALIAHVVVDDALSVAEISKMIRRIEHELSHAGIGHVTLQFESESLGHKAGLICELKSAHKDEHFGHHH encoded by the coding sequence ATGCACAATAAGAGCGTTCTTAGAAATTCATTTTTTCTAATTTTCACGTTTATGATAGTTGAGGCCGTTTTTGGCTTCGTTTCAAACTCGCTTGCGCTTATTAGCGACGCATTTCACATGCTCTCAGACGCTGCGGCTCTCTTTTTGTCACTGGTCGCTTTTAAGATCGCAGAAAAAAGGGCAAATTTACAAAAGACCTTTGGCTACAAAAGGGTCGAGATCATCGCCGCTTTTATAAATGCCATCGCTCTTATCGCACTTGCTGTTTTTGTCATAGTAGAAGCTATCATCAGACTTTTTAACGAGCCAGAGATAGAGGCTAAAACGATGCTTTTTGTTAGCATTTTGGGGCTTGTGGTAAATTTAGTCGTGGCTATTTATATGCATAAAAGTGCTGATACAAAAGAAAATTTAAATATGAAAGGTGCTTATTTGCACGTGCTTGGCGACACGCTTGGCTCAGTTGGTGCCATCGTCGCGGCACTTCTTGTGATGAAATTTAACTTCACGCAGGCCGATAGCATCGCAAGTATCTTTGTCTCGCTACTCATCATAAAAAGTGGCGCTAGCTTGCTAAAAGATAGCTTTAATATCCTGATCGAAGCGGTGCCGCTTAAGCTTGATACGGATGAAATTTTAGGCGTTATAAAGGGTGTAGATGGCGTTAAAATCGTGCATGACCTGCATATCTGGGCGATAAATGCTGGCACAAACGCACTCATAGCCCACGTGGTGGTAGATGACGCGCTAAGCGTGGCTGAAATTTCAAAGATGATAAGGCGCATCGAGCACGAGCTTTCTCACGCAGGTATCGGTCACGTCACGCTTCAGTTTGAGAGCGAGAGCCTTGGACACAAAGCTGGTCTCATCTGCGAGCTAAAAAGCGCGCATAAGGACGAACATTTTGGGCATCATCACTAA
- a CDS encoding transporter, which translates to MFRIKNEYLMVVAMGLFCVFMGSVIVSLIAVNFAVALICALFCMKKDYIFVLLLALNFALYFNAIDTPFEQPELWTYYVPALATATYGLSALVYASGFLVFLPLIAYFYFLYSLCVVLCALCKSLRAKFEL; encoded by the coding sequence ATGTTTCGCATAAAAAATGAATATCTAATGGTCGTGGCTATGGGTTTGTTTTGCGTTTTTATGGGCAGTGTCATAGTTTCTCTTATCGCGGTAAATTTTGCAGTAGCCTTGATCTGCGCTCTATTTTGTATGAAAAAGGATTATATATTTGTTTTGTTGCTGGCGTTAAATTTTGCTCTATATTTTAATGCCATAGACACCCCTTTTGAACAACCAGAGCTTTGGACTTATTACGTGCCAGCGCTGGCAACTGCGACATACGGGCTTAGCGCTTTAGTTTATGCTTCAGGTTTTCTTGTTTTTTTGCCGCTTATTGCTTATTTTTATTTTTTATATTCACTTTGCGTTGTACTCTGCGCTTTGTGTAAAAGTTTAAGAGCTAAATTTGAGCTTTAA
- the lepA gene encoding translation elongation factor 4 → MKNIRNFSIIAHIDHGKSTLADRLIQECGAVSDREMSSQIMDTMDIEKERGITIKAQSVRLNYALNGQNFVLNLIDTPGHVDFSYEVSRSLASCEGALLVVDASQGVEAQTIANVYIALENNLEIIPVINKIDLPAADPARVKDEIEHIIGLDCSGAIEVSAKTGVGIKELLEAIITRIPAPNGDVSKPTKALIYDSWFDNYLGALALVRVYDGEISKNDEILVMGTGKKHIVLDLMYPNPIAPIKTKTLSAGEVGIVVLGLKNVSDVQVGDTITQSRNPLKEPVGGFERAKPFVFAGLYPIETDKFEDLRDALDKLKLNDSSISYEPETSVALGFGFRVGFLGLLHMEVVKERLEREFDLDLIATAPTVTYEVIQTDGLNLKIQNPSQLPPVNKIDSILEPYVKATIITPSEFLGNIITLLNNRRGIQTKMDYITTDRVLLEYDIPMNEIVMDFYDKLKSSTKGYASFDYEPSDYRVGDLVKLDVKVAGETVDALSIIVPESKAQTKGRDFVKAMKEIVPRQLFEVAIQASIGNKIIARETVKSMGKNVTAKCYGGDITRKRKLLEKQKEGKKRMKAIGKVNLPQEAFLSVLKID, encoded by the coding sequence ATGAAAAACATTAGAAATTTTAGCATCATCGCTCACATCGACCACGGCAAAAGCACGCTTGCTGACCGTCTCATTCAGGAGTGTGGCGCCGTTAGCGACCGTGAGATGAGCTCGCAAATCATGGACACGATGGACATCGAAAAAGAGCGTGGCATCACGATCAAAGCCCAGTCTGTCCGCCTAAACTACGCACTAAATGGGCAAAATTTTGTTCTAAATTTGATAGACACCCCAGGACACGTTGATTTTAGCTATGAGGTGAGCCGCTCTTTGGCTAGCTGCGAGGGCGCACTGCTTGTCGTGGATGCTAGCCAGGGCGTGGAGGCGCAAACCATCGCAAACGTCTATATCGCACTTGAAAACAACCTAGAGATCATCCCAGTCATCAACAAGATCGACCTACCAGCGGCTGACCCTGCTAGGGTAAAAGATGAGATCGAGCACATCATCGGGCTTGACTGCTCAGGAGCGATCGAAGTGAGCGCAAAAACAGGCGTTGGCATAAAGGAGCTACTTGAAGCGATCATCACGAGGATCCCTGCGCCAAATGGCGACGTAAGTAAGCCTACAAAGGCGCTAATTTACGATAGTTGGTTTGACAACTACCTTGGCGCGCTTGCTCTTGTGCGTGTTTATGATGGTGAAATTTCAAAAAATGATGAAATTTTGGTCATGGGCACGGGCAAAAAACACATCGTGCTAGACCTCATGTATCCAAATCCTATAGCTCCGATCAAGACCAAAACGCTTAGCGCTGGCGAGGTTGGCATCGTTGTTTTGGGGCTTAAAAACGTTAGCGACGTGCAAGTTGGAGATACGATAACGCAGTCAAGAAATCCTCTAAAAGAGCCAGTTGGCGGCTTTGAGAGGGCTAAGCCATTTGTCTTTGCGGGACTTTATCCTATTGAAACTGATAAATTTGAAGATCTGCGTGACGCGCTGGATAAGCTAAAGCTAAATGATAGCTCCATTAGCTACGAGCCAGAAACCTCGGTCGCACTTGGATTTGGCTTTAGGGTTGGCTTTTTAGGTCTTCTTCATATGGAGGTTGTCAAAGAGAGGCTGGAGCGTGAATTTGATCTTGATCTCATCGCCACAGCGCCAACTGTGACTTATGAAGTCATCCAAACTGATGGGCTAAATTTAAAAATTCAAAACCCGAGCCAGTTGCCGCCTGTAAATAAAATAGACTCGATCCTTGAGCCATACGTAAAGGCCACTATCATCACACCAAGCGAGTTTTTGGGCAACATCATCACGCTTTTAAACAACCGCCGCGGCATACAAACAAAGATGGACTACATCACGACTGACCGCGTTTTACTCGAGTATGACATACCGATGAATGAGATCGTGATGGACTTTTACGACAAGCTAAAGTCAAGCACCAAAGGCTACGCGAGCTTTGACTACGAGCCAAGTGACTACCGTGTGGGCGACCTAGTGAAGCTTGATGTCAAAGTGGCCGGTGAGACGGTCGATGCGCTCTCTATCATCGTGCCTGAGAGTAAGGCGCAGACAAAAGGCAGGGACTTTGTAAAGGCGATGAAAGAGATCGTCCCGCGCCAACTCTTTGAGGTGGCGATACAAGCGAGCATCGGCAATAAAATCATTGCTAGAGAAACCGTAAAATCAATGGGTAAAAACGTCACAGCCAAGTGCTACGGCGGCGATATTACGCGTAAGAGAAAGTTGCTTGAGAAGCAAAAAGAGGGTAAGAAGAGGATGAAGGCGATAGGTAAGGTGAATTTGCCGCAGGAGGCGTTTTTATCTGTCCTAAAAATAGACTAA
- a CDS encoding DedA family protein, with protein MQDIINLISTYGYIVLFFYSLGGGMVALIAAGILSFAGKMDLTLSIAVAAVANTIGDTLIFYVARFNKSSLMPYVKNHKRKLAYAGILAKKHGDKIIFIKKFIYGVKTLVPIALGLTKYSFYKFSVINLISSVLWAVIVGLASYKAGDYFMSVSNYLSEHGYIMPLVMVGLLLGIWLFLQHITKRRKA; from the coding sequence GTGCAAGATATTATAAACTTAATTTCGACTTACGGCTACATCGTGCTGTTTTTTTACAGCCTTGGTGGTGGCATGGTTGCGCTTATCGCTGCTGGGATATTAAGCTTTGCTGGCAAGATGGATCTAACTCTTAGCATAGCAGTTGCTGCCGTTGCAAATACGATCGGCGATACTTTGATCTTTTACGTCGCAAGGTTTAACAAAAGCTCGCTTATGCCTTATGTGAAAAATCACAAAAGAAAGCTTGCTTACGCTGGAATTTTGGCAAAAAAACACGGCGATAAGATAATATTTATCAAAAAATTTATCTACGGCGTCAAAACTTTAGTGCCTATCGCACTTGGACTTACAAAATACTCTTTTTATAAATTTAGCGTTATAAATTTGATCTCTTCAGTGCTTTGGGCAGTGATCGTCGGTCTTGCTAGCTATAAAGCAGGGGATTATTTTATGAGTGTGAGCAATTATCTTAGCGAGCATGGCTATATCATGCCGCTTGTCATGGTTGGCTTGTTATTAGGTATCTGGTTATTTTTACAACACATTACAAAAAGGAGAAAAGCATGA
- a CDS encoding DUF945 family protein: MKKVISALIVVIVIVAGAVYFASNKVEENYQRIVDRLNDVNGFKVSENSYQKGFFGSKGSFDLIVSKDLLKNLAGKDVDEDLNFKVENEISHSVLAFVNGFDIDSKISIQNEAIKNIVASFLGSNVVATAKTKASVSGDKDVNVKFSDIDFSDKQTMNVHTKDVKFGLKLDAKDNVNSANLGVEKVVLKGLNEENKVEANVEGVDIDTSYTVPVEISKIFENKLVPYIAKAKIKKLALLDEKDGNVALDDLEYNSKFEVSNDLGSSNDVVKIGAVAVNKVKFTDFILDSKIANINVPTINNILDRLSNVNVDTNESIFAGLNLDEVMGQILEKNPSVKVDTLSFKNGDNAINLKLDAAINGFKSGESQLAIFDKLSLNGELSVDETLAKFFDTLFPEMTLIEPTLISAGYLKEDGKKVVSKFKYDPNKKDIIFNEKVGLQNLFMGF; this comes from the coding sequence ATGAAAAAGGTGATATCTGCTCTAATCGTAGTTATCGTGATCGTCGCAGGCGCTGTTTATTTCGCCTCAAATAAGGTCGAGGAGAACTATCAAAGGATAGTTGATAGACTAAATGATGTAAATGGCTTTAAAGTTTCAGAAAATAGCTATCAAAAAGGCTTTTTTGGCTCAAAAGGATCGTTTGATCTTATCGTTTCAAAGGATCTTTTGAAAAATTTGGCTGGCAAAGATGTAGATGAGGATCTAAATTTCAAGGTAGAAAATGAAATTTCTCACTCAGTGCTTGCATTTGTAAATGGCTTTGATATCGACTCAAAAATTTCTATACAAAATGAGGCGATAAAAAATATCGTTGCTTCATTTCTTGGATCAAACGTCGTCGCAACGGCTAAAACAAAAGCCAGCGTGAGTGGCGATAAAGATGTAAATGTTAAATTTAGCGATATCGACTTTAGTGACAAGCAAACTATGAACGTTCATACAAAGGATGTGAAATTTGGCTTGAAACTGGACGCAAAAGATAATGTAAATAGCGCAAACTTGGGCGTTGAAAAAGTTGTTTTAAAAGGTCTTAATGAAGAAAATAAAGTAGAAGCTAATGTTGAAGGTGTCGATATAGATACAAGCTACACTGTGCCAGTTGAAATTTCAAAGATATTTGAGAACAAACTAGTCCCTTACATAGCAAAGGCTAAGATCAAAAAACTAGCATTATTAGATGAAAAAGATGGTAATGTTGCTTTAGACGATCTAGAGTATAACTCGAAATTTGAAGTCTCAAATGATCTTGGTAGCTCAAATGATGTAGTGAAGATAGGTGCGGTTGCTGTTAATAAAGTGAAATTTACAGATTTTATCTTAGATAGTAAGATAGCAAATATCAACGTGCCAACTATAAATAATATACTTGATAGACTAAGTAATGTAAATGTTGATACAAATGAGAGTATATTTGCTGGGTTAAATTTGGACGAAGTAATGGGTCAAATTTTAGAGAAAAATCCAAGTGTGAAAGTGGATACATTAAGTTTTAAAAATGGCGATAATGCGATAAATTTAAAACTAGATGCTGCTATCAATGGCTTTAAAAGCGGAGAAAGTCAGCTTGCGATCTTTGATAAGCTATCACTTAATGGTGAGCTAAGCGTGGATGAGACTTTGGCTAAATTTTTTGATACGCTCTTCCCTGAGATGACTCTTATCGAGCCAACACTTATATCTGCTGGATATTTAAAAGAAGATGGCAAAAAAGTAGTGAGTAAATTTAAGTACGATCCAAATAAAAAAGATATCATTTTTAATGAAAAGGTTGGACTTCAAAATTTATTTATGGGCTTTTAA
- the rny gene encoding ribonuclease Y, with protein MIEVLIGLGAGVVGVGAGYLYAKKINDANYNIFLEQAKAKAKAIEYEAELTLKNSKISVQEAEFEAKKRYDDKTTKLQKEYASKFDELTKKEKILLNEQELLNESKELFEKDKQDAKVTYEEGLNLKATYQNKVEEAIRVLEHAAGLTEEEAKEVVLKKVEEKSRADIAHIVRKYEEEAKREAKKRVNYILAQATSRFAGEFAAERLINVVNIKNDELKGRIIGKEGRNIKTLEMVLGVDIIIDDTPHAIILSSFNLYRRAIATRVIELLVEDGRIQPARIEDLHKKVTEEFEQSIQEEGENIVMDLGLNKIHPEIVKLIGKLKFRASYGQNALAHSLEVAHLAGIIAAECGGDEKLAKRAGILHDIGKALTHEYEGSHVDLGAEICKRYKEHPVVINAIYAHHGHEEATSIESAAVCAADALSAARPGARREVLESFLKRVEEIENIAKSKEGIKQAYAINAGREIRVIANAKLINDDEAVLVAKEIAQEIESKVQYPGEIKVSVIRETRAVDFAK; from the coding sequence AAAGCAAAGGCAAAAGCTATCGAGTATGAAGCTGAGCTAACGCTTAAAAACTCTAAAATTTCAGTGCAAGAGGCTGAATTTGAGGCTAAAAAAAGATATGACGACAAGACGACAAAGCTTCAAAAAGAGTACGCAAGTAAATTTGATGAGCTGACCAAAAAAGAGAAAATTTTGCTAAACGAGCAAGAACTCTTAAACGAGAGCAAAGAGCTTTTTGAAAAGGACAAGCAAGATGCGAAGGTCACTTACGAAGAGGGTTTAAATTTAAAAGCGACTTATCAAAACAAAGTAGAAGAGGCGATAAGAGTGCTTGAGCACGCTGCTGGCTTAACGGAGGAAGAGGCAAAAGAGGTCGTGCTTAAAAAGGTCGAAGAGAAGTCGCGCGCCGACATCGCTCACATCGTTAGAAAATACGAAGAAGAGGCAAAAAGAGAGGCTAAAAAGAGGGTTAATTACATCTTGGCGCAGGCTACGTCAAGATTTGCTGGTGAATTTGCGGCTGAGCGTCTGATAAATGTCGTAAATATCAAAAATGATGAGCTAAAAGGCAGGATCATCGGCAAAGAGGGACGTAACATCAAAACCCTTGAAATGGTGCTTGGTGTTGATATTATCATCGATGATACCCCACACGCTATCATCTTAAGCAGCTTTAACCTTTACAGGCGTGCGATCGCTACAAGAGTGATCGAGCTTTTGGTGGAGGATGGCAGAATTCAGCCTGCGAGGATAGAGGATCTTCACAAAAAAGTGACTGAAGAATTTGAGCAAAGTATACAAGAAGAGGGCGAAAACATCGTCATGGACCTTGGTCTAAATAAAATTCATCCAGAGATAGTAAAACTAATAGGCAAGCTTAAATTTAGAGCAAGCTATGGTCAAAATGCCCTTGCTCACAGCCTTGAAGTGGCTCACCTCGCTGGCATCATCGCGGCTGAGTGTGGCGGAGATGAGAAGCTAGCAAAAAGAGCTGGCATACTTCACGACATCGGCAAAGCGCTAACTCACGAGTACGAGGGCAGCCACGTCGATCTTGGAGCTGAAATTTGCAAACGCTATAAAGAGCATCCAGTCGTCATCAACGCGATCTATGCTCACCATGGCCACGAAGAGGCGACAAGTATAGAAAGTGCTGCTGTTTGCGCAGCTGATGCACTAAGCGCAGCTCGTCCAGGAGCAAGACGTGAGGTGCTTGAGAGCTTCCTAAAACGTGTCGAAGAGATCGAAAACATCGCAAAAAGCAAAGAGGGCATTAAACAAGCTTATGCGATCAACGCTGGCCGTGAGATCCGCGTCATCGCAAATGCTAAACTCATAAACGACGATGAGGCCGTGCTTGTGGCAAAAGAGATCGCTCAAGAGATCGAGAGCAAGGTGCAGTATCCTGGTGAGATCAAAGTGAGCGTCATCAGAGAAACTCGCGCTGTTGATTTTGCGAAATAA
- a CDS encoding cupin domain-containing protein, giving the protein MKNFQVAKIANAPRVELKEALNLTGCEVSINELAANVSVPFVHAHKQNEELYIITDGDGELFIDGEVIKVSKGDAVRIDPDGKRCFKAGKNGIKMICIQTKRGSLEQYTMTDGVMVDDVKPSWL; this is encoded by the coding sequence ATGAAAAATTTTCAGGTTGCAAAGATCGCAAATGCGCCAAGAGTCGAGCTAAAAGAGGCTTTGAATTTAACTGGCTGTGAAGTATCTATAAACGAGCTTGCGGCAAATGTGAGCGTGCCATTTGTCCATGCGCACAAGCAAAACGAGGAGCTTTACATCATCACTGATGGCGATGGCGAGCTCTTCATCGATGGCGAAGTGATAAAAGTAAGCAAAGGCGACGCAGTGCGCATAGATCCAGATGGCAAAAGGTGCTTTAAAGCTGGCAAAAACGGCATCAAAATGATCTGCATCCAGACAAAACGCGGTAGCCTAGAGCAATACACTATGACTGACGGCGTAATGGTTGATGACGTAAAGCCAAGCTGGCTCTAA
- a CDS encoding 2-hydroxymuconate tautomerase family protein, producing the protein MPFVKICVTKESDSPSVEQKEKMISGVTKLISEILGRSAQNTVVIIDEIDTNNYGIAGESVKNLRKKQKEQKEVKC; encoded by the coding sequence ATGCCGTTTGTGAAAATTTGCGTGACAAAAGAGAGTGATAGCCCAAGTGTGGAGCAAAAAGAGAAGATGATAAGTGGAGTTACAAAGCTAATAAGCGAAATTTTAGGTAGAAGCGCTCAAAATACCGTTGTCATTATCGATGAGATCGACACGAACAACTACGGCATCGCAGGCGAGAGCGTGAAAAATCTCCGCAAAAAACAAAAAGAGCAAAAGGAAGTGAAATGCTAA
- a CDS encoding ABC transporter six-transmembrane domain-containing protein codes for MQNNAFKTLKSIAIEHDKKLILTLALVLAENGLFLAYPIFAGYAINAIMQGNTLNALIYALFVLVAWLVGAVRRRVDTQVFANIYAKLAVNVIMNEKQNAKDDSAIIARVALSREFVNFFETHFPMFFTSVISIIGSAFMLIFVEPKVAVVCFVVMTFFLIFLPRYIKKNDDLYLRLNDRLEKEAKVIGVFNKSTLNRHYDVVSKFRIAISNREAMSYFIIGISASLLFLVAIIVLSSQQTNAGHIYSVMTYIWNFVISLDDSPKLIEEFSNLKDIGKRIDAEKKDNNAQ; via the coding sequence TTGCAAAATAATGCCTTTAAAACGCTAAAGAGCATAGCTATCGAGCACGACAAAAAGCTCATTTTGACCCTTGCTTTAGTGCTAGCAGAGAATGGACTTTTTCTAGCATATCCGATATTTGCGGGCTATGCGATCAATGCAATCATGCAAGGAAATACGTTAAATGCCCTCATTTACGCACTTTTTGTGCTCGTAGCGTGGCTTGTAGGAGCCGTTAGACGCCGTGTGGATACGCAAGTTTTTGCAAATATCTATGCAAAGCTTGCTGTAAATGTCATCATGAATGAAAAACAAAATGCCAAAGACGACTCTGCCATCATCGCCAGAGTAGCGCTCTCGCGAGAGTTTGTAAATTTCTTTGAGACGCATTTTCCTATGTTTTTTACATCGGTCATTTCGATCATCGGCTCAGCGTTTATGCTCATTTTTGTCGAGCCAAAGGTCGCTGTGGTGTGCTTTGTAGTGATGACCTTTTTTCTTATATTTTTACCAAGATATATTAAGAAAAATGACGACCTTTATCTTCGCTTAAATGACCGCCTAGAAAAAGAGGCAAAGGTGATAGGTGTTTTTAATAAAAGCACACTAAATAGGCACTACGATGTCGTTTCTAAATTTCGTATAGCGATCTCAAATAGAGAGGCGATGAGCTATTTTATCATCGGCATTAGCGCTTCGCTACTCTTTTTGGTGGCGATAATAGTGCTAAGCTCGCAGCAGACAAATGCCGGCCACATCTACTCTGTGATGACCTATATATGGAATTTCGTCATCAGCCTTGACGACTCGCCAAAACTCATCGAGGAATTTTCAAATTTAAAAGATATCGGCAAGAGGATCGACGCCGAAAAGAAGGACAATAATGCACAATAA